The proteins below are encoded in one region of Sphingobacterium sp. R2:
- a CDS encoding cytochrome-c peroxidase, translating into MKKQFCVLATIVGFVGLLSMKDRQQAFDDEIQLYYRRPVDEWPKPTIDIGVRWSEFKSLPKIDTGYFSLMEKPDVKLGKYLFFDPILSGSNQISCSSCHNPQTSWADKLTVPVGNDHLEGTRNTPSLLNVYARKELFWDGRAGSLEEQALGPIEAHHEMDMELTKLIPKLKAIPAYNKLFIAAFGEEDYSMPEVLKALGAFQRTLTSRRSRFDEFLDGNYKVLSDQEVRGLHLFRTKARCMNCHNGQFFTDDLYHNIGLTYYKRKYQDLGRYEITKDPADVGRFRTPSLRDVMNTDPWMHNGLFWNMTGLLNMYNRGMQMNSATTEQKAEDPLYPVTDPLMQPLHLTKGEIKDIESFLHAITATSYRMRRPEKLPR; encoded by the coding sequence ATGAAAAAGCAGTTTTGTGTATTGGCCACTATTGTTGGTTTTGTAGGCTTACTTTCGATGAAAGATCGACAGCAAGCCTTTGATGATGAGATACAGCTATATTATAGACGACCGGTGGACGAATGGCCAAAACCAACAATAGATATAGGGGTTCGTTGGAGTGAATTCAAGTCTCTTCCCAAGATCGATACCGGCTATTTTTCTTTAATGGAAAAGCCTGATGTGAAGTTGGGAAAATATCTTTTTTTTGATCCCATTCTATCGGGGAGTAATCAAATATCCTGTAGCAGCTGCCATAACCCGCAAACTTCCTGGGCTGACAAGCTTACGGTACCAGTTGGCAATGATCATCTAGAGGGCACCCGCAATACTCCATCTTTGCTCAATGTGTATGCGCGCAAGGAATTGTTCTGGGACGGCCGCGCCGGTTCATTGGAGGAACAAGCGTTGGGTCCTATTGAGGCACATCACGAAATGGACATGGAACTGACGAAGCTGATTCCCAAGTTAAAGGCTATTCCTGCATACAATAAGTTATTTATAGCGGCCTTCGGTGAAGAAGATTACTCCATGCCAGAGGTTCTAAAAGCACTCGGCGCCTTTCAGCGGACACTGACAAGCAGACGAAGCCGTTTTGATGAGTTTTTAGATGGCAATTATAAAGTGTTGTCTGATCAGGAAGTTCGCGGTCTTCATTTATTTCGTACCAAAGCGCGGTGTATGAATTGTCATAATGGTCAATTTTTTACCGATGATCTTTATCATAACATTGGACTCACCTATTACAAACGGAAATATCAGGATCTAGGTCGATATGAGATCACAAAGGATCCTGCCGATGTAGGACGTTTTCGCACACCATCTCTGCGCGACGTGATGAATACCGATCCGTGGATGCACAACGGGCTGTTTTGGAATATGACCGGGCTATTGAATATGTACAATCGTGGTATGCAGATGAATTCCGCTACTACAGAACAGAAAGCAGAAGATCCACTTTATCCTGTAACTGATCCATTGATGCAACCTCTACATCTGACGAAAGGTGAAATAAAAGATATTGAGTCCTTTTTGCACGCTATTACAGCGACCTCTTATCGTATGCGCCGTCCAGAAAAACTACCAAGATAA
- a CDS encoding metallophosphoesterase: MIQQFYTYLKIISFFLAVDLLILLRIRRLSIWKSNELFAKRVWWSLSLLSYLSIFLNLFFKWNSFASACPVFFPITLLFAKIIVLFFIGIDAMWRASTVFKNLFIRPKRLSEKDGNTLSITRSDFIIKSGLALASVPITALSRGFALNLYDYQIKHIDLVLPHLPQSFDGMTIAQISDIHAGSLFNQDKVKRGIDLLLGENPDIIFFTGDLINDFASEMDHYLDVFKHLNAPLGTFSILGNHDYGDYHFNRHHFFDKSRLTKEQNFAELKSIHSQLGWQLLLNESKELVVNNDKITIIGVENWGLNNPKNYGDIDLAMAKVDNSSSVNFMLSHDPSHWRAEIIPKYPNIDVTFSGHTHGGQFGYINPNYQWSPVKYAYQEWAGLYHEGQQALYVNAGFGYLDYPSRLGMLPEVTIFHLKSKG; encoded by the coding sequence ATGATCCAACAGTTTTACACCTACCTAAAAATTATTTCATTCTTTCTAGCTGTAGATCTATTGATTTTACTGAGAATACGGAGATTATCAATCTGGAAATCAAATGAACTTTTTGCTAAACGAGTTTGGTGGTCTTTAAGTTTGCTATCCTATCTCTCGATATTTCTCAATTTATTTTTTAAATGGAATAGTTTCGCATCAGCATGTCCGGTATTTTTTCCTATCACTTTACTGTTTGCTAAAATTATAGTTCTCTTCTTTATTGGAATTGATGCAATGTGGCGTGCTTCCACTGTGTTCAAGAATCTCTTTATAAGACCTAAACGATTATCTGAAAAAGATGGAAATACACTATCCATTACAAGATCTGATTTTATAATCAAAAGTGGTCTTGCTCTGGCCAGCGTTCCTATCACTGCGCTTTCCCGTGGATTTGCATTAAATTTGTATGACTATCAAATTAAACATATCGATTTAGTTTTACCACATTTACCACAATCTTTCGATGGAATGACTATTGCTCAGATTTCTGATATACACGCAGGAAGTCTTTTCAATCAGGATAAAGTGAAAAGGGGCATTGACTTGCTGTTGGGGGAAAATCCTGATATCATTTTCTTCACGGGAGATTTAATCAATGATTTTGCATCCGAAATGGATCATTATTTGGACGTATTCAAACACCTCAACGCCCCCTTAGGAACATTTTCTATACTCGGTAATCATGATTATGGAGACTATCATTTCAATAGACATCATTTTTTTGATAAAAGTCGATTAACAAAAGAACAGAACTTCGCCGAGCTTAAAAGCATTCACAGTCAATTGGGCTGGCAACTGCTTCTCAATGAATCAAAAGAACTTGTAGTGAACAATGATAAAATTACAATTATCGGCGTGGAAAACTGGGGGTTAAATAACCCTAAGAATTATGGTGACATCGATTTGGCAATGGCTAAGGTTGATAATTCATCTTCTGTCAACTTCATGCTTTCACACGATCCTTCACATTGGCGAGCTGAAATCATCCCCAAATATCCCAATATCGATGTTACTTTTAGCGGCCATACTCATGGCGGACAATTTGGTTATATCAACCCAAATTATCAATGGAGTCCAGTGAAATATGCTTACCAGGAATGGGCAGGTTTATATCATGAAGGACAGCAGGCACTCTATGTAAACGCTGGTTTTGGCTATCTAGACTATCCGAGCAGATTAGGAATGTTGCCAGAGGTCACGATATTTCATCTAAAAAGTAAAGGTTAA
- a CDS encoding CinA family protein: MTQIDFPEIVLKEVRQSLISTKTRVSTAESVTAGFLQLACSQMEGATEIFAGGVTAYSIDTKINTLEVDAELAERCDCVSPTTTEEMALAAGRMFHTDWSVATTGYATVVPESKGKLFAFVSVAYKQEILLTSKIELSSTIGMQEAQFRYSIKALEILNTLLKNKGSQ, translated from the coding sequence ATGACGCAAATAGATTTTCCAGAAATAGTATTAAAAGAGGTAAGACAAAGTCTAATTAGTACTAAAACCCGTGTCTCTACTGCCGAAAGTGTAACTGCAGGATTTTTGCAGTTAGCATGCTCGCAGATGGAAGGAGCAACAGAAATTTTCGCTGGCGGTGTTACAGCCTATTCTATTGATACCAAAATTAACACACTTGAAGTCGATGCGGAGCTAGCGGAAAGGTGTGACTGTGTATCGCCAACAACAACAGAAGAAATGGCACTAGCGGCGGGCAGAATGTTCCATACAGATTGGTCGGTTGCCACAACCGGATACGCAACCGTAGTCCCTGAATCAAAAGGCAAATTGTTCGCATTTGTCTCTGTTGCATATAAGCAGGAGATCTTATTGACATCAAAAATAGAGTTGAGTTCGACTATAGGGATGCAGGAAGCTCAGTTTAGGTATAGCATCAAGGCGTTAGAAATTCTAAATACGCTTTTAAAAAATAAAGGTTCTCAGTGA
- a CDS encoding glycosyltransferase has product MKKIAIISTCPPQECGLATFTKDLKEGMELDPSVHIDLIALSKHGVEDFDESVRFVIHRDRLDSYHQAARLINEEYDYCIIQHEFGIFGGVDGIFITQIANNLTIPLLTIFHTILQTPSLQQKEIMELLLEKSQAVVSLSPKGVELLKEQFDPAQAGKIKFIPHGVPLFDYNQGLAKYKLGLQDNFVMMTFGLIGRSKGLEYAIKSLAGTDLPGFKYLIIGKTHPNVLAHEGESYRFELQNLISQLNLEDKVVFIDKFLTDEELKEYLTACDIYLSPYPHEQQISSGTLSFAVGAGAAVISTPYWHASDLLKDERGILTPFNDLEAMRANINLLYSSKRLLAWHRFKARSYGEQTVWKKVAKMYIDLLQSLATPVRSLVDYEKYVSFDLKREA; this is encoded by the coding sequence ATGAAAAAAATAGCAATTATAAGTACATGCCCACCACAAGAATGTGGACTGGCTACCTTTACCAAAGACCTTAAAGAAGGTATGGAGTTAGATCCTAGCGTCCATATTGATCTTATCGCATTATCAAAACATGGAGTAGAGGATTTCGACGAATCTGTTCGCTTTGTTATTCATAGAGATCGACTGGACAGTTATCATCAAGCGGCCCGCCTTATCAATGAGGAATACGACTATTGTATTATTCAACATGAGTTTGGAATCTTTGGCGGTGTTGATGGTATTTTTATTACACAAATTGCAAACAACCTCACCATACCATTGTTAACAATATTTCATACTATTTTGCAGACACCATCGTTGCAGCAAAAAGAAATTATGGAATTACTTTTAGAGAAATCCCAGGCAGTTGTAAGTCTTTCACCGAAAGGGGTCGAATTATTGAAAGAGCAATTTGATCCAGCGCAAGCGGGTAAGATTAAATTTATACCACATGGTGTTCCGCTGTTTGATTACAATCAAGGTTTAGCAAAATACAAATTAGGTCTCCAAGACAATTTTGTCATGATGACCTTCGGCCTGATTGGGAGGAGTAAAGGATTGGAGTATGCTATAAAATCCCTAGCTGGTACCGATCTACCTGGATTCAAATATCTGATCATCGGAAAGACACATCCTAATGTTTTGGCTCATGAGGGAGAATCCTATCGTTTTGAATTGCAAAATTTAATCAGTCAACTGAATTTGGAAGATAAAGTTGTTTTTATTGATAAATTTCTGACAGATGAAGAATTGAAAGAGTATCTGACCGCGTGCGATATCTATCTATCCCCCTACCCTCACGAACAGCAAATCAGCAGTGGAACACTGTCATTCGCTGTGGGAGCAGGTGCTGCTGTTATCTCTACACCATATTGGCATGCCAGCGATTTATTAAAAGATGAACGCGGTATATTGACGCCTTTTAACGATTTAGAAGCAATGCGTGCTAATATCAATTTATTGTACTCTTCAAAACGTCTTTTAGCTTGGCATCGGTTTAAAGCGCGCAGTTACGGTGAGCAGACTGTGTGGAAGAAAGTAGCAAAAATGTACATCGATCTCCTTCAAAGTTTAGCCACACCAGTCAGGTCATTAGTCGATTATGAAAAATATGTCTCTTTTGACTTGAAAAGAGAAGCATAA
- the xth gene encoding exodeoxyribonuclease III: protein MKIATYNINGINARLPVLLRWLAEESPDVVCLQELKSPQERFPLKEISDLGYHAIWHGQKSWNGVAVLSKYEIEEITRVLPGDPEDNQSRYLEVIIQNVVICCIYLPNGNPLPGAKYDYKLNWIERLNKRSKTLLKMNVPAILIGDFNIIPGEIDTYKPEKYSDDALFTKEVRDAFSLLLTDGWQDAIRSLFPDKEVYTFWDYFRHAYARNAGMRIDHILLSPSIQARLMEGGIDRDVRGWEKSSDHAPTWIRLNNNTNG from the coding sequence ATGAAGATAGCAACTTATAATATAAATGGTATCAACGCGCGGCTTCCAGTCCTTTTAAGATGGTTGGCAGAAGAGTCGCCAGATGTGGTTTGTCTTCAAGAACTAAAATCGCCCCAGGAGCGTTTTCCGTTGAAAGAGATAAGTGATCTTGGCTATCATGCCATTTGGCATGGCCAGAAAAGTTGGAACGGAGTTGCGGTGCTTTCGAAATACGAGATTGAAGAAATCACAAGAGTTCTCCCCGGAGATCCTGAGGATAATCAAAGTCGATATTTGGAAGTCATAATCCAAAACGTTGTCATATGTTGTATTTATCTACCGAATGGCAATCCTCTCCCAGGGGCCAAATATGATTACAAATTAAATTGGATAGAACGGTTGAACAAAAGGTCTAAAACACTTCTTAAGATGAATGTACCGGCTATTCTGATCGGTGATTTCAATATTATTCCAGGAGAGATAGACACCTATAAGCCAGAAAAATATAGCGATGATGCACTCTTTACAAAAGAAGTTAGGGATGCTTTCAGTCTACTGCTAACAGATGGATGGCAAGATGCTATACGTTCACTTTTTCCAGATAAGGAAGTTTATACCTTCTGGGATTATTTTAGGCATGCCTATGCTCGAAATGCAGGGATGCGTATAGATCACATTCTTTTGAGTCCTTCGATTCAGGCTCGGTTAATGGAAGGTGGTATAGATCGGGATGTTCGTGGATGGGAGAAGAGTAGCGATCATGCCCCTACATGGATTAGATTAAATAATAACACGAATGGCTAG
- a CDS encoding NUDIX domain-containing protein → MARKLNCSAGLLLYKVYEQQIYFFLVHPGGPYFAKKDGGYWTIPKGEIDIAEDALTAAKREFMEETGYVPDGKFMELRPIQQKGGKKVLCWAIEGDMDPHKLISNTFALEWPPRSGKIQIYPEVDRGAWFTFTQAIKKINQRQIDFLKQVIANVF, encoded by the coding sequence ATGGCTAGAAAACTTAATTGTAGTGCGGGACTATTATTGTATAAAGTGTATGAACAACAAATTTATTTTTTCTTAGTACACCCTGGAGGACCATATTTTGCCAAGAAGGATGGGGGTTATTGGACTATTCCGAAAGGAGAGATCGATATTGCCGAAGATGCCCTCACAGCTGCCAAAAGAGAGTTTATGGAAGAAACAGGATATGTGCCTGATGGAAAGTTTATGGAATTGCGTCCTATTCAACAGAAAGGAGGAAAAAAAGTATTGTGTTGGGCAATTGAGGGAGATATGGATCCGCATAAACTCATCAGCAATACCTTTGCATTGGAATGGCCTCCTAGATCAGGAAAAATACAAATTTATCCTGAAGTGGATCGTGGCGCCTGGTTTACATTCACACAAGCCATCAAAAAGATAAACCAACGGCAAATCGATTTTTTAAAGCAAGTTATTGCTAATGTATTTTAA